A genomic segment from Deltaproteobacteria bacterium encodes:
- a CDS encoding type II toxin-antitoxin system PemK/MazF family toxin, with protein MKLDRGSVILLDLDPTVGHEQRGVRPCVVVSDPRWWRINGSRSCAWCLSRVLLAREPCIPS; from the coding sequence GTGAAGCTCGACCGCGGCTCCGTCATTCTGCTCGATCTGGATCCGACCGTCGGCCACGAACAACGAGGCGTCCGGCCTTGCGTCGTCGTAAGTGACCCGAGGTGGTGGCGGATCAACGGTTCCCGCTCGTGTGCGTGGTGCCTGTCACGGGTACTCCTGGCACGGGAGCCCTGTATCCCGTCTTGA